A single genomic interval of Nitrospira sp. harbors:
- a CDS encoding ABC transporter ATP-binding protein, whose product MAEVRIELIEKRIGHKTILPPLTLTVQDGEFFVLVGPSGCGKSTLLSLLAGLDQPTAGRILFDGVDVTDLEPRERDVALVFQSYALYPHMTVREN is encoded by the coding sequence ATGGCTGAAGTCCGGATCGAGTTGATCGAGAAGCGTATCGGACACAAAACCATTCTCCCTCCGCTCACGCTGACGGTACAGGACGGCGAGTTCTTCGTACTCGTGGGCCCTTCCGGCTGTGGGAAATCCACATTGCTGAGCCTCCTTGCCGGTCTTGATCAACCGACCGCCGGTCGTATTCTGTTCGACGGGGTCGATGTCACCGACTTGGAACCGCGGGAGCGCGATGTGGCGTTGGTGTTTCAAAGCTACGCGTTGTACCCCCACATGACTGTTCGCGAGAATAT